One Mya arenaria isolate MELC-2E11 chromosome 7, ASM2691426v1 genomic window carries:
- the LOC128240699 gene encoding uncharacterized protein LOC128240699, producing the protein MSFDKVNEAFDILMSAESEESVCQKKPNLLYTSAKGRPSYKIPEETLLYFIEKGFTLKQMSDMLSVSTRTVSNRMEDYGLSIRQSYSSISDEELVAVVQQKVTQFPSIGYKSVKGHLMSVGIRITESRIRRIMREVDPLGVMLRNVLCRTYTIRRRSYSVRAPMALWHVDSNHKLIRWRFIFHGGIDGYSRLPVYLQVAADNTAATAFTSFQIGVQQYGIPERVRTDKGMENIRIAEFMLQNHGVEKRSHITGRSVHNQRIERFWRELWQGCTCTYYELFRTMEQDGILDVDNEVNLLSLHLVFLKRIQSSVDRFVHAVSNRPLRTEHNKTPMQMWIMGQFLDPKIQLTAEVTIARY; encoded by the exons ATGAGTTTTGATAAAGTTAATGAAGCCTTTGATATCCTTATGAGTGCTGAATCAGAAGAGTCTGTCTGTCAGAAGAAACCAAATTTATTGTATACTTCTGCAAAAGGCCGACCTTCTTATAAAATTCCTGAGGAgacacttttatattttattgaaaaaggaTTTACATTAAAGCAAATGTCGGATATGCTGTCAGTCAGTACAAGAACAGTCAGCAACAGAATGGAAGACTATGGGCTTTCAATAAGGCAGTCATACTCTTCCATAAGTGATGAAGAACTGGTGGCAGTAGTTCAGCAGAAAGTGACCCAATTTCCTTCCATTGGATACAAGTCAGTTAAAGGACATTTGATGTCAGTAGGCATTCGAATAACGGAATCACGCATTCGCAGAATAATGAGAGAAGTTGATCCACTTGGCGTTATGCTTCGCAATGTTCTCTGCAGGACATACACGATCAGGAGACGGTCATACTCTGTGCGAGCACCAATGGCATTATGGCATGTGGACTCTAACCATAAATTGATAAG atggAGATTCATCTTTCATGGTGGCATTGATGGCTATTCAAGACTTCCTGTCTACCTACAAGTAGCTGCTGACAACACTGCTGCTACAGCTTTCACTTCCTTTCAAATAGGTGTTCAGCAGTATGGCATACCAGAACGTGTCAGGACAGATAAAGGCATGGAAAACATCAGAATAGCTGAATTTATGCTTCAGAATCATGGTGTTGAGAAAAGAAGCCATATTACTGGCAGAAGTGTACATAATCAACG AATTGAGCGGTTCTGGCGGGAACTGTGGCAGGGATGCACCTGCACTTACTATGAGCTATTCCGTACAATGGAACAGGATGGAATTCTTGATGTAGACAACGAGGTCAACCTCCTTTCTCTTCACCTTGTCTTTCTGAAGAGGATTCAAAGTTCAGTGGACCGTTTTGTACATGCTGTTTCCAATCGACCACTACGGACAGAACACAATAAAACACCGATGCAAATGTGGATTATGGGACAATTCTTGGACCCAAAGATTCAGCTTACTGCTGAGGTAACTATAGCTAGGTactaa